The following are encoded in a window of Acidobacteriota bacterium genomic DNA:
- the speE gene encoding polyamine aminopropyltransferase, with product MKNSGLNADKTEAREYQTPSSGIFFKADRVLCEKTTAFQQIEIIDNNAFGRVLLLDGLVQTTEMDEFNYHEMLVHPACSSHPAPRNVLVIGGGDGGALGEVLKHPVEKAVLVEIDSGVIEACREFFPWLDNALKDPRSELVIGEGNAFVRDTDLRFDAVLVDSSDPVGPSTVLHDEGFHAGLKRILNPGGVIAAQAGSPVLHLDALTAKSLFLKRLFKYSRYYLGSVPTYPVGTWCYHFLSDAVDPLAVRDLRIPSGLKYYNAEIHKAAFALPNYLRCLA from the coding sequence ATGAAAAATAGCGGACTGAATGCCGACAAAACCGAAGCCCGGGAATACCAGACCCCGTCATCCGGGATCTTTTTCAAGGCGGACCGTGTTCTTTGTGAAAAGACGACGGCTTTTCAACAAATCGAAATCATCGATAATAACGCCTTCGGGCGCGTCCTTCTGCTTGACGGGCTGGTCCAGACCACGGAAATGGATGAATTCAACTATCACGAAATGCTGGTCCATCCGGCTTGCTCCTCCCATCCGGCACCCCGCAATGTCCTGGTTATCGGGGGAGGGGACGGAGGCGCGTTGGGCGAGGTTCTCAAGCACCCGGTGGAAAAGGCCGTCCTGGTCGAAATCGACTCCGGCGTCATTGAGGCCTGCCGGGAATTTTTTCCCTGGCTCGACAATGCGCTGAAGGACCCCCGGTCCGAACTCGTCATCGGCGAAGGAAACGCTTTCGTCCGGGATACGGATCTCCGCTTCGATGCCGTTCTTGTGGATTCTTCGGATCCCGTCGGCCCCTCGACGGTGCTTCACGATGAAGGCTTCCACGCCGGACTCAAAAGAATTCTCAACCCCGGGGGTGTCATTGCCGCCCAGGCCGGTTCTCCTGTTCTTCACCTGGACGCCCTGACCGCAAAGAGCCTTTTCCTGAAAAGGCTCTTCAAATATTCCCGCTACTATCTGGGTTCCGTCCCGACATATCCCGTGGGGACGTGGTGCTACCACTTTCTTTCCGACGCCGTCGATCCGCTCGCCGTGAGGGACCTCCGCATTCCCTCCGGCCTCAAGTATTACAACGCCGAAATCCACAAGGCCGCCTTTGCCCTTCCCAATTATCTCCGTTGCTTGGCTTAG